A single window of Vibrio sp. SCSIO 43137 DNA harbors:
- the pyk gene encoding pyruvate kinase codes for MSKRLRRTKIVTTLGPATDKEGILEDIIQAGVNVVRMNFSHGSAEDHIHRAQQVRAISAKLGRHVAILGDLQGPKIRVSTFAQDKVTLEVGDKFTLDSDLPAGMGDKDAVGLDYKELPQDVSNGDVLLLDDGRVQLQVVSVKGNKVHTEVTIGGVLSNNKGINKKGGGLSADALTDKDKQDIITAAKIKVDYLAVSFPRNGEDMKYARRLARDAGLEAKLVAKVERAETVANEENMDDMILASDAIMVARGDLGVEIGDPELIAVQKKLIGRTRHLNRIAITATQMMESMITNPMPTRAEVMDVANAVLDGTDAVMLSGETAVGAYPVETVKSMASVCLGAEKMPALNASSYRLDTKFESTEETIAMATMYAANHHTGVKGIVALTESGKTPLMMSRLSSGLPIFSLSRNESTLNRLSLYRGVTPVFFDDHADPELAPAQAAIKTLKEKGLVDIGDKVIITQGDIMDIVGSTNCMRIVQVD; via the coding sequence ATGAGCAAAAGGTTAAGAAGAACAAAAATAGTAACCACTTTAGGACCGGCTACAGATAAAGAGGGGATTCTGGAAGACATCATTCAGGCGGGCGTAAATGTAGTAAGGATGAACTTCTCACACGGTAGCGCAGAAGACCATATCCATAGGGCACAGCAGGTACGGGCGATTTCAGCCAAACTGGGTAGGCATGTTGCCATCTTAGGTGATCTGCAGGGGCCGAAAATCCGGGTCTCCACCTTTGCTCAGGACAAGGTGACACTGGAAGTGGGAGATAAATTTACTCTGGACAGCGATCTTCCCGCTGGTATGGGAGATAAAGACGCCGTCGGACTAGATTACAAAGAGCTGCCACAGGATGTCAGCAACGGAGACGTATTGCTACTGGATGACGGTCGCGTACAGTTGCAGGTAGTCTCTGTAAAAGGAAATAAAGTACATACCGAAGTCACCATTGGTGGGGTGCTGTCAAACAACAAAGGTATAAATAAAAAAGGCGGAGGCCTGTCAGCCGATGCCCTGACCGATAAAGATAAGCAGGACATCATTACCGCAGCAAAAATCAAAGTAGACTATCTGGCTGTCTCCTTTCCCCGTAATGGAGAAGATATGAAATATGCCCGCAGGCTGGCGAGGGATGCCGGTCTGGAGGCTAAGCTTGTCGCCAAGGTAGAAAGGGCAGAAACTGTTGCCAATGAAGAGAATATGGATGACATGATTCTCGCCTCAGATGCCATTATGGTTGCCCGCGGCGATCTTGGGGTAGAAATAGGTGACCCGGAGCTGATTGCAGTACAGAAAAAACTGATCGGACGCACCCGTCACCTCAACAGAATCGCCATTACCGCTACGCAGATGATGGAGTCCATGATCACTAACCCTATGCCTACCCGTGCAGAAGTTATGGACGTGGCTAATGCGGTTCTTGACGGTACTGATGCTGTGATGCTTTCTGGTGAAACAGCGGTTGGTGCCTACCCTGTAGAAACGGTTAAATCTATGGCCAGCGTCTGCCTTGGTGCAGAAAAAATGCCGGCACTCAACGCTTCCAGTTACAGACTGGATACCAAATTTGAGTCAACGGAAGAGACTATTGCCATGGCGACCATGTACGCTGCCAATCACCATACCGGAGTAAAAGGCATTGTCGCTTTGACAGAGTCAGGCAAAACACCGTTAATGATGTCCCGCCTGAGTTCAGGCTTGCCTATATTCTCTCTCTCCAGAAACGAAAGTACCCTGAATCGCCTGTCTCTGTATCGCGGTGTAACACCGGTATTTTTCGATGATCATGCTGATCCCGAACTGGCTCCCGCACAGGCCGCAATTAAAACTCTGAAAGAGAAAGGTTTAGTAGATATTGGTGATAAGGTGATTATTACTCAGGGCGATATTATGGATATCGTAGGCTCGACTAACTGTATGCGAATTGTACAAGTAGACTAA
- the mlc gene encoding sugar metabolism global transcriptional regulator Mlc has product MYMAQPGHIDHIKQVNAGRVYKLIDLNGPISRIDLSKLSELAPASITKITRELIDAHLIHETTVQEATSRGRPAVGLQTDNEGWQFLSARLGRGYLVISLHEHGGSVLVDTKIDIHEIEQDDVLARLLHEIDEFFETYSDQLDRVTSIAVTLPGLVNSEQGIVMQMPHYNVKNLPLGPEIHKATGLPVFIANDTRAWALAEKLFGNARDVESSVLISIHHGVGAGIVLDGRVLQGRHGNIGELGHIQIDPQGKPCHCGNRGCLETVASSQAIREEVAKRIEAGEASSIDADQISIENICSAAAEGDPLAVEVIENLGHYLGTAIAIVINLFNPEKVLIGGVINRAKSVLYPAIERCVKQQCIPVYHQRLEIVESRFYKQATMPGAALIKQAMYDGQLLMKVVEG; this is encoded by the coding sequence ATGTATATGGCTCAGCCTGGCCATATTGACCATATTAAGCAGGTCAATGCTGGTCGTGTGTATAAATTAATTGATTTAAACGGGCCTATCTCTCGTATTGATCTGTCAAAGCTCAGCGAGTTAGCTCCTGCAAGTATCACGAAAATTACTCGTGAGCTGATCGATGCGCACCTGATCCATGAAACAACGGTTCAGGAAGCGACCAGTCGCGGACGTCCGGCTGTGGGGCTACAGACAGATAATGAAGGCTGGCAGTTCCTCTCGGCTCGTCTCGGCCGTGGTTATCTGGTGATTTCACTTCATGAACATGGCGGATCTGTACTGGTTGATACCAAAATAGATATCCATGAAATAGAGCAGGATGATGTTCTGGCTCGTCTTCTGCACGAAATTGATGAGTTTTTCGAGACCTATTCTGATCAGTTAGACAGGGTTACCAGTATTGCAGTGACTCTGCCCGGGTTAGTTAACTCAGAGCAGGGTATTGTGATGCAGATGCCTCACTACAACGTAAAAAATCTGCCTCTCGGCCCTGAGATCCATAAAGCGACCGGATTACCTGTTTTTATTGCCAACGATACCCGTGCATGGGCGCTGGCAGAGAAGTTGTTTGGTAATGCCCGCGATGTAGAGAGCTCAGTGCTTATCTCTATACACCATGGCGTAGGCGCAGGTATTGTGCTGGACGGACGGGTGTTACAGGGACGACATGGAAATATCGGTGAACTGGGGCATATCCAGATAGATCCTCAGGGTAAACCTTGCCACTGCGGTAACCGCGGATGCCTTGAAACCGTCGCAAGTTCACAGGCTATCCGCGAAGAAGTCGCAAAGCGCATTGAAGCAGGCGAAGCTTCATCAATCGATGCAGACCAGATCTCCATTGAAAATATCTGTTCAGCAGCAGCAGAGGGCGATCCTCTGGCTGTAGAAGTTATAGAAAATTTAGGCCACTATCTCGGCACGGCTATTGCCATTGTGATTAACCTGTTTAACCCGGAAAAAGTATTAATCGGCGGTGTTATTAACCGTGCCAAATCTGTGCTGTATCCTGCTATTGAGCGCTGTGTGAAGCAGCAGTGTATTCCTGTTTATCATCAGAGGCTGGAAATTGTAGAGAGCCGTTTTTATAAGCAGGCGACCATGCCGGGTGCTGCGCTGATTAAGCAGGCCATGTATGACGGGCAACTATTAATGAAGGTTGTCGAAGGCTAG
- a CDS encoding chemotaxis protein CheV, which yields MSGVLSTVDQRTNLVGENRLELLMFKLNSRQLFAINVFKVKEVLKVPQLTKMPGAHHNVIGVASLRGESVPVIDLRAAIGFRPMHQDEETNLIITEYNRSVQGFLVGQVKNIVNTAWTEIEPPPATAGKANYLTAITQVEDEGQKQIVEIIDVEKVLAQIIDYDISISEGVLDENLAQEMIGRSVLIVDDSSTARGQIRGTLEQLGINIIECSDGLEALNLLKSWCDNGEVVTDKIMMMITDAEMPEMDGYRLTYEVRNDPRMSNLFVTLNTSLSGSFNEAMVEKVGCNRFISKFQPDLLVDVAQQRMREILSGQ from the coding sequence ATGTCCGGAGTATTAAGTACCGTCGACCAAAGAACCAATCTGGTAGGTGAAAACCGACTGGAGTTGTTGATGTTTAAACTAAATAGTCGGCAACTGTTTGCGATAAACGTATTTAAAGTCAAAGAGGTACTCAAGGTTCCGCAACTGACCAAGATGCCGGGCGCACATCACAATGTTATCGGTGTTGCTTCTCTGCGTGGTGAGTCAGTTCCTGTGATTGATCTCAGAGCCGCCATCGGTTTTCGCCCTATGCATCAGGACGAAGAGACTAACCTGATTATTACGGAATATAACCGTAGCGTTCAGGGCTTTTTGGTTGGACAGGTGAAAAACATAGTCAACACGGCATGGACGGAAATCGAGCCGCCACCGGCAACCGCTGGTAAAGCCAATTACCTGACTGCCATCACTCAGGTTGAAGACGAAGGCCAGAAACAGATAGTAGAAATTATCGACGTTGAAAAGGTGCTGGCGCAGATCATCGATTACGATATCTCTATTTCCGAAGGTGTTTTAGATGAAAATCTTGCTCAGGAGATGATTGGCCGCAGTGTGCTTATTGTGGATGACTCCTCTACGGCCCGTGGTCAGATCAGAGGAACGTTAGAACAACTTGGTATCAATATCATTGAGTGTAGCGATGGTCTGGAAGCCCTTAACCTGCTTAAAAGCTGGTGTGACAATGGTGAAGTGGTCACAGACAAGATCATGATGATGATTACCGATGCGGAAATGCCTGAGATGGACGGTTATCGCCTCACCTATGAAGTGCGAAATGATCCGCGTATGAGTAACCTGTTTGTTACCCTGAATACCTCCCTGAGCGGAAGTTTTAACGAAGCTATGGTTGAGAAAGTGGGCTGTAACCGCTTTATCTCCAAGTTTCAACCTGACTTGCTGGTGGATGTTGCCCAGCAGCGTATGCGTGAGATTCTGTCAGGGCAGTAA
- a CDS encoding error-prone DNA polymerase, whose amino-acid sequence MKSTKRPAYAELFCQSNFSFLTGASHAEELMIQADFLRYSALAITDECSLAGVVRAHSAVKNHNLSVKLIVGSMFWLNSECQVILLCPDKAAYTELCRIITNARRRADKGHYNLSEWDLMSMKHCLLIWIPRQKHADFHWGDWLSKQHKGRLWIGVQRHLQSTDKAYIAYCESLSQRFSLAITACGGVLMHSATRLPLQHTLTAIRENSTVSKIKRQLLTNTERSLRPREKLAKIFKPEWLAEAAHIATLCEFNLRELSYVYPAELVPDGYTAMSYLRELVDQGKKRRFPAGVPADIQQTIDKELELIEQLKYPFYFLTIHDMVMFAKSRNILYQGRGSAANSVICYCLEITAVDPRQISVLFERFISKERDEPPDIDVDFEHERREEVIQYIYTKYGRERAALAATVISYRFKSALRDVGKALGIAETQLDFFIKNINRRDRTAGWQAQLAELGIAPESDKGQQLIQLVNEVIGFPRHLSQHVGGFVIASGPLYELVPVENASMPDRTVIQWDKDDLESLKLLKVDVLALGMLSAIRKCFDLIEKYEGKKLTIADITRKQDDQAVYAMLQKADTVGVFQIESRAQMSMLPRLKPRCYYDLVIQIAIVRPGPIQGDMVHPFLKRRDGIEEVSYPSEEVKEVLSRTMGVPIFQEQVIKLAMVAAGFSGGEADKLRRAMAAWKKNGDLFKFKSKLINGMLSRGYEAEFAERIFDQICGFGEYGFPESHSASFAVLAYCSAWLKYYYPEIFYTSLLNSLPMGFYSPSQLIQDARRHKVTILPLSVNQSEYQHTIVQQNSGYAIRLGLRLIKGLSRKGADQLLVNRPVKGFTSSQSLKHIGMNKKDIEAIASANALHCLTGDRYQARWQVMDSVGDLPLFRTLPSEQSHFPFRESELDTLVEDYAATGLSLSQHPITLLDKAGQLGSFTRQTALLSKPHKSLVTVIGVVTGRQSPGTAAGVTFFTLEDDTGNVNVVVWSKTARAQKHSYLTAKILKVDGILEHDGQVTHVIAGRLTDLTDLVQNLNSSSRDFH is encoded by the coding sequence ATGAAAAGCACAAAACGCCCTGCTTACGCAGAGTTATTCTGCCAGAGTAATTTCTCTTTTCTGACCGGCGCTTCTCATGCTGAAGAGCTGATGATTCAGGCTGATTTTCTGCGTTATTCTGCTCTGGCGATCACGGATGAATGCTCATTAGCAGGGGTGGTACGGGCACATAGCGCGGTCAAAAATCACAACCTGTCGGTTAAATTGATCGTCGGCAGTATGTTCTGGCTTAACTCTGAGTGTCAGGTCATCCTTCTCTGTCCTGATAAGGCAGCCTATACAGAACTTTGCCGTATTATCACCAACGCAAGAAGGCGGGCAGATAAAGGCCATTATAACCTTTCCGAATGGGATCTTATGTCCATGAAGCACTGTCTGCTTATCTGGATTCCCCGTCAGAAACATGCCGATTTTCACTGGGGAGACTGGCTGAGCAAGCAGCATAAAGGCAGACTGTGGATCGGAGTACAGCGTCATCTTCAAAGTACAGATAAAGCTTATATCGCGTATTGCGAGTCTCTTTCGCAGCGGTTCTCCCTTGCTATTACCGCTTGTGGCGGTGTTCTGATGCACTCCGCCACCCGGCTTCCCCTTCAGCACACCCTGACTGCGATACGGGAAAACAGCACAGTCAGTAAAATAAAAAGACAACTGCTTACCAACACAGAGAGAAGCTTAAGACCCAGAGAAAAGCTGGCAAAAATATTTAAACCAGAGTGGCTGGCAGAAGCCGCCCATATCGCCACTCTATGTGAATTTAACCTCAGGGAACTCAGCTACGTCTATCCGGCGGAATTGGTACCTGATGGTTACACCGCAATGAGTTATCTGAGGGAACTGGTTGATCAAGGCAAAAAACGTCGCTTTCCGGCCGGTGTTCCGGCAGATATCCAACAGACCATAGATAAGGAGCTGGAGCTGATTGAGCAGCTTAAATATCCTTTCTATTTCCTCACCATTCATGACATGGTTATGTTTGCCAAAAGCCGCAATATTCTCTATCAGGGGCGGGGTTCTGCGGCCAATTCCGTTATCTGCTACTGCTTAGAGATCACAGCCGTTGACCCGAGACAGATCTCAGTGCTGTTCGAGCGCTTTATCAGCAAAGAACGCGATGAGCCGCCGGATATTGACGTCGACTTTGAACACGAACGCCGTGAAGAAGTTATCCAGTATATTTATACAAAATATGGTCGTGAACGGGCAGCATTAGCAGCAACCGTGATCAGCTATCGCTTTAAAAGTGCCTTGCGGGACGTGGGAAAAGCACTGGGCATTGCAGAAACCCAGCTGGATTTTTTTATTAAAAACATCAACCGAAGAGACAGAACAGCCGGCTGGCAAGCACAACTGGCCGAACTGGGTATCGCCCCTGAGTCAGATAAAGGCCAACAGCTGATCCAGTTAGTCAACGAGGTGATCGGTTTTCCCCGCCACCTCTCCCAGCATGTGGGCGGCTTTGTTATTGCGTCAGGCCCATTGTATGAGCTGGTGCCGGTAGAGAACGCCTCTATGCCGGACAGAACCGTTATTCAGTGGGATAAAGATGATCTTGAAAGCCTGAAGCTACTTAAGGTAGATGTACTGGCACTGGGCATGCTCAGTGCCATCCGTAAATGTTTTGACCTGATTGAGAAATATGAAGGGAAAAAACTGACTATCGCCGATATAACCCGTAAACAGGACGATCAGGCGGTCTACGCTATGTTGCAAAAAGCCGATACTGTCGGAGTTTTCCAGATCGAGTCACGGGCGCAAATGAGTATGCTGCCCCGCTTAAAGCCCCGCTGTTATTACGATTTGGTTATCCAGATCGCCATTGTCCGTCCCGGCCCGATTCAGGGCGATATGGTGCACCCGTTCCTGAAGCGACGTGATGGTATTGAAGAGGTCAGCTACCCTTCTGAAGAGGTAAAAGAGGTACTGTCCCGCACCATGGGCGTTCCTATCTTTCAGGAGCAGGTGATCAAGCTGGCCATGGTGGCTGCCGGCTTCTCCGGCGGAGAGGCTGACAAGCTCCGCCGTGCCATGGCAGCGTGGAAAAAGAACGGCGACCTGTTTAAGTTTAAGTCCAAGCTGATCAACGGCATGCTGTCCAGAGGTTATGAAGCGGAATTTGCCGAACGTATATTCGATCAGATCTGTGGCTTTGGTGAGTACGGTTTTCCTGAAAGTCATTCCGCCTCTTTTGCCGTTCTGGCTTACTGCTCGGCATGGCTGAAATACTACTATCCTGAGATATTCTATACCTCGCTGTTAAACAGCCTGCCCATGGGCTTTTACAGTCCTTCACAACTGATTCAGGATGCCAGAAGACATAAGGTAACCATACTGCCTCTGTCGGTGAATCAATCAGAATACCAACATACTATTGTGCAACAGAATAGCGGTTATGCTATCCGCCTTGGACTCAGGCTAATAAAAGGGCTGTCAAGAAAAGGAGCGGATCAGTTACTGGTTAACCGGCCGGTTAAAGGCTTCACCAGCAGCCAGTCACTAAAACATATCGGGATGAATAAAAAAGATATCGAGGCCATCGCTTCAGCTAATGCCCTGCACTGCCTTACCGGTGACCGCTACCAAGCCCGCTGGCAGGTGATGGATTCTGTCGGCGATCTGCCGCTTTTCCGCACACTCCCTTCAGAGCAGAGCCATTTTCCTTTCAGGGAGAGTGAACTGGATACTCTGGTTGAAGATTACGCAGCAACGGGGCTCTCTCTTAGTCAGCACCCTATCACTCTGCTGGACAAGGCCGGACAACTGGGCTCCTTTACCCGGCAAACGGCATTGCTGAGCAAACCTCATAAGTCTCTGGTGACGGTTATCGGCGTGGTTACCGGGCGCCAGTCACCGGGAACCGCAGCAGGCGTCACCTTTTTTACCCTAGAAGACGATACAGGCAATGTTAATGTAGTGGTATGGTCGAAAACCGCCCGGGCACAAAAGCACTCTTATCTGACGGCTAAAATACTTAAAGTGGACGGTATCCTTGAACATGACGGGCAGGTCACTCATGTTATCGCAGGCCGGTTAACGGACTTGACCGACCTTGTTCAGAATCTGAATAGCTCATCCAGAGACTTTCATTAA
- a CDS encoding Y-family DNA polymerase yields the protein MTLWLYLHFPALQLDSLFADSADLPICILHKNQVVQLTPEAHKKGIKPGMGLGSAAALCHQLQVFPYDDKAEQEKLKEIAHWLYLVTSDISLQPPSGILLKVSNMLTLYDGLQSYWQALSAHLKQLNIRFQYATALSPLAARLLARQAVNQISENPDQIKQALKRQPLTATELSQKTIQGLQRVGVQSLQQLLSLELADVARRFDIDLVNYAGRLTGQFKHPVDFYYPPEHFKRSLELLFEIENLQWLKKPLRQLFRQLEQFLKLRDKLACELCLTLHQRDGLTQSVLFSSAQGDYLADKWARLSQLTLESVTLDAPVTGITLTAERILPQQPDSQDLFAGRQGNLSPAELISLLQAKLGKQQVNGITLTDDPRPEKSTQLCSPQLFSSQQGSPLQESTSGNDEPSAASSLLRPSILLPQPAPLNEKVSIIQGPERLATGWWDCDEVIRDYFVAKSSQGRWLWVFRNRHKQWFIHGLFA from the coding sequence ATGACACTCTGGCTCTATCTCCATTTTCCTGCCCTGCAGCTGGACAGCTTATTTGCTGACTCCGCCGATCTTCCTATCTGCATTTTGCATAAGAATCAGGTGGTGCAGCTTACTCCTGAAGCGCACAAGAAAGGCATCAAACCGGGTATGGGGCTTGGCAGTGCTGCCGCACTCTGCCACCAGCTACAGGTTTTTCCATACGATGACAAGGCCGAACAAGAGAAATTAAAAGAGATCGCGCACTGGCTCTATCTGGTCACTTCAGATATTTCTCTTCAGCCCCCGTCAGGTATTCTGCTGAAAGTGAGTAATATGCTGACCCTGTATGATGGTCTGCAGAGCTACTGGCAAGCCCTTTCTGCGCACCTTAAACAACTGAATATCCGCTTTCAGTATGCCACTGCACTCTCCCCCCTTGCTGCCAGGCTACTCGCCCGGCAGGCAGTCAATCAGATTTCAGAAAATCCTGACCAGATTAAACAGGCACTAAAGCGGCAGCCATTGACTGCCACAGAACTTTCACAAAAGACCATTCAGGGACTTCAGCGGGTTGGTGTTCAGAGCTTACAACAGCTGCTGTCTCTGGAGCTGGCTGATGTTGCCCGCCGCTTCGATATCGATCTGGTTAACTATGCCGGCCGCCTGACCGGGCAATTTAAACACCCTGTCGATTTCTATTATCCGCCGGAGCATTTTAAACGTTCTCTGGAACTGTTGTTTGAGATAGAGAATTTACAATGGCTTAAAAAGCCGCTGCGACAACTTTTCCGTCAGCTTGAACAATTTCTCAAACTACGGGATAAGCTTGCCTGCGAACTTTGCCTCACCCTGCATCAGCGGGATGGCCTTACTCAATCGGTTCTGTTCAGTTCGGCGCAGGGGGACTATCTGGCGGATAAATGGGCAAGACTAAGTCAGCTTACGCTGGAGTCGGTCACTCTCGACGCTCCCGTTACCGGTATTACCCTTACGGCAGAACGCATCCTTCCACAGCAACCAGACAGTCAGGATCTTTTTGCCGGACGTCAGGGAAACCTCTCTCCTGCTGAGCTTATTTCACTGCTTCAGGCTAAGCTGGGCAAGCAGCAGGTCAACGGAATCACCCTTACCGACGACCCCAGACCGGAAAAATCCACTCAGCTATGTTCTCCTCAGCTATTCTCTTCTCAACAAGGCTCTCCCTTACAGGAAAGCACTTCTGGCAATGATGAGCCTTCAGCAGCCTCTTCTCTCCTGCGGCCCAGTATTCTTCTGCCACAACCGGCGCCATTGAATGAAAAAGTCTCCATTATTCAGGGGCCGGAAAGGCTGGCAACAGGATGGTGGGATTGCGATGAGGTTATCCGGGACTACTTCGTTGCTAAAAGTTCTCAGGGGCGCTGGTTATGGGTTTTCCGTAACCGCCATAAACAGTGGTTTATTCACGGACTGTTTGCATGA
- the imuA gene encoding translesion DNA synthesis-associated protein ImuA, with protein MMNPVIDMLQHKRLIWQGAQTNNPSDSISSGYPQLDNQLGGGFPLHGVIEIISASGIGELRLLTPYILAQGENRLTVFINPSGYLCADYFTQQGIDLSRMLMLFPKTAQEALWAAEQCLKSGCCGSVSLWHSELEIHQAKRLQVASETGQCLNFLFKTASQSGITLPISLSLTLNAGSEGLHISIHKRKGGWLKSSLTLDVHKAWPHLVRYQPESASVVPLQRHRGRA; from the coding sequence ATGATGAATCCTGTTATCGATATGCTTCAGCATAAACGGCTGATATGGCAAGGCGCTCAGACAAACAACCCTTCTGACAGTATAAGCTCTGGTTATCCTCAGCTGGATAACCAGCTTGGGGGAGGCTTTCCCCTGCATGGTGTAATTGAAATCATATCGGCTTCAGGTATAGGCGAACTCAGGCTGTTAACGCCCTATATCCTTGCTCAGGGAGAGAACAGGCTGACTGTGTTTATCAACCCATCCGGTTATCTCTGTGCCGATTACTTCACTCAGCAAGGGATAGATCTGAGCCGGATGCTGATGCTATTTCCGAAAACCGCTCAGGAGGCACTCTGGGCCGCCGAGCAGTGCCTGAAAAGTGGCTGTTGCGGCTCTGTCAGCTTATGGCACTCTGAGCTGGAAATTCATCAGGCAAAAAGGCTGCAGGTCGCCAGTGAAACCGGGCAGTGCCTTAACTTTCTGTTTAAAACCGCCTCTCAGTCCGGTATTACCCTGCCCATATCACTTAGCCTGACCCTTAATGCAGGCAGTGAAGGGCTGCATATATCAATTCACAAGCGTAAAGGTGGCTGGCTGAAAAGCTCTCTCACTCTTGATGTGCACAAGGCGTGGCCTCACCTTGTCCGTTATCAGCCAGAATCGGCTTCAGTTGTTCCCCTGCAGCGACACAGAGGCAGAGCATGA
- the rlmA gene encoding 23S rRNA (guanine(745)-N(1))-methyltransferase, with protein MSYQCPLCSQPLNRSDNSFKCPANHQFDVAKEGYVNLIPANKKRSKNPGDNAEMMQARRRFLNSGAYQPLRERVSELCTEQLNKTQGRMLDIGCGEGYYTSQIESDLSLPDSQVYGLDISKVAIRYAAKRYPNCHFSVASSQRLPFAGNSLDLILRIYAPCEHSELARCLDDQGVLITVTPAARHLYQLRELIYQDVRLHSEQPEQIEGFTLTHSEKLSYPMSLSGNEALDLLQMTPFAWKTTEEIKTGLSQSERFSCEADFIISLYKKS; from the coding sequence ATGTCTTATCAATGCCCATTATGTTCACAACCGCTTAATCGCTCTGATAATAGCTTTAAATGCCCCGCCAACCATCAGTTTGACGTGGCAAAAGAGGGCTATGTCAACCTTATACCCGCAAACAAAAAGCGCTCTAAGAACCCGGGTGATAATGCAGAGATGATGCAGGCAAGAAGACGATTCCTGAACTCAGGAGCTTATCAGCCTTTAAGAGAGCGGGTAAGCGAGCTTTGCACGGAGCAACTGAACAAAACTCAGGGACGTATGCTGGATATTGGTTGTGGTGAAGGCTATTACACCAGTCAGATTGAATCTGATCTAAGCCTGCCAGACTCTCAGGTTTATGGTCTTGATATCTCTAAAGTGGCTATCCGTTATGCTGCGAAACGCTACCCCAACTGTCACTTCTCTGTGGCATCAAGCCAGCGCCTGCCATTTGCCGGTAACAGCTTAGATCTGATCCTGAGGATCTACGCTCCCTGTGAACATAGTGAGCTGGCTCGCTGTCTTGATGATCAGGGCGTGTTAATTACAGTGACTCCGGCAGCCCGTCACCTATATCAGCTACGGGAACTTATTTATCAGGATGTCCGGCTTCACTCAGAACAGCCGGAACAGATAGAGGGATTTACCCTGACTCATAGCGAAAAACTCAGCTATCCCATGTCCCTGAGCGGCAATGAAGCCCTTGATCTGTTGCAGATGACCCCTTTTGCATGGAAAACAACGGAAGAGATAAAAACGGGTTTATCTCAGTCTGAACGGTTTAGCTGTGAAGCAGACTTTATCATCAGCCTGTATAAAAAATCCTGA
- a CDS encoding D-hexose-6-phosphate mutarotase: protein MENYHPVINPLSDCVSVIQRGELKVIQIAHPKASAEISLHGAHLLSFKPQGQQELIWLSEKAEFSKEKAIRGGIPVCWPWFGRIATPAHGFARTSEWYLAEHRESEQGVIICLGLENSQETRAIWPFAFQARLYIEVSDSLKVTLDICNTDDKPWRFSGALHSYLNIADITQSETTGMGLEYIDSLQEAKVCQGEQTLKLTDTVDRVYTQPEEVIEISDPQNKRVITVKNSGANSAVIWNPWLEGASAMADMQDNGYQTMLCVESTYHANSLETGKELQPDESYQLVTEIAAKAL from the coding sequence ATGGAAAATTATCACCCTGTTATTAACCCGCTTTCAGACTGTGTCTCGGTTATTCAGCGTGGAGAGCTGAAAGTTATTCAGATCGCACACCCGAAAGCCAGTGCTGAGATCTCTCTGCACGGTGCTCACCTTCTCTCATTTAAGCCACAAGGCCAACAGGAACTTATCTGGCTGAGTGAAAAGGCCGAATTCAGTAAAGAGAAAGCCATCCGTGGCGGTATTCCGGTCTGCTGGCCGTGGTTCGGCCGTATTGCTACACCAGCACACGGTTTTGCCCGTACCAGCGAGTGGTATCTGGCGGAGCATCGCGAATCTGAGCAGGGTGTAATTATTTGCCTTGGCTTAGAAAACAGCCAGGAAACACGCGCAATCTGGCCTTTTGCTTTTCAGGCTCGTCTTTATATCGAAGTTTCTGACTCTCTGAAAGTAACGCTGGATATTTGCAACACCGATGATAAACCGTGGCGCTTCTCCGGCGCTCTGCACAGCTATCTGAATATTGCCGATATTACTCAGTCAGAAACAACCGGCATGGGGCTCGAGTATATCGATAGCCTGCAGGAGGCAAAGGTTTGTCAGGGAGAGCAAACGCTGAAACTGACCGATACCGTTGACCGGGTTTATACTCAGCCGGAAGAGGTTATTGAAATTTCAGATCCTCAGAACAAACGGGTTATTACCGTTAAAAATAGTGGTGCTAACTCAGCAGTTATCTGGAACCCGTGGCTTGAGGGTGCTTCTGCGATGGCAGATATGCAAGACAATGGTTATCAGACTATGCTCTGTGTCGAATCGACCTATCACGCCAACAGTCTGGAGACAGGCAAAGAACTGCAACCCGATGAGAGTTACCAGCTTGTCACTGAAATAGCCGCGAAAGCTCTTTAA